The proteins below come from a single Chryseobacterium nepalense genomic window:
- a CDS encoding DEAD/DEAH box helicase — translation MELQSIYQKLQIQEMNQMQKSTYKATENNQDVVLLSPTGSGKTLAFLFPVLRNLSKNASGIQTLILVPARELALQIEQVFKSMGTDFKVSVCYGGHDKKIEVNNLIEAPAVLIGTPGRVVYHIRNNNFDPKTIQVLVLDEFDKALELGFHDDMEFICNSLKGLSQRILTSATAMDDIPAFTGLKDEKIINFLKLNEVKPDIQLKKVMTTSEEKLDTLFNLICKIGNKRTLIFCNHRDAVDRISELLHQKGIDRETFHGGMEQDERERALLKFRNDSARILITTDLAARGLDVPEVESIVHYQLPPKEDAFIHRNGRTARMNAKGFAYLIMTEEENFPFIKNDTPEENVSGFDKVPEKTPFQTIYISAGKKDKVNKVDIVGYLLKKGELQKEDVGVIEVKDTTSYVAVSRNKVNSVLRKLANEKLKGKKVKMEVAY, via the coding sequence ATGGAATTACAATCGATCTACCAAAAACTACAGATTCAGGAGATGAATCAGATGCAGAAATCTACATATAAAGCTACGGAAAATAATCAGGACGTTGTTTTGCTCTCTCCTACCGGATCGGGGAAAACATTGGCTTTTTTATTTCCCGTTCTCCGAAATCTCAGCAAAAATGCATCAGGAATTCAGACTTTGATTTTGGTTCCGGCAAGAGAACTGGCCTTACAGATCGAACAGGTTTTCAAATCAATGGGAACAGATTTTAAAGTTTCGGTTTGTTATGGCGGTCATGATAAAAAAATTGAAGTCAACAACCTTATTGAAGCTCCGGCAGTGTTGATAGGAACTCCAGGAAGAGTAGTTTACCATATAAGAAATAACAATTTTGATCCGAAAACCATTCAGGTTCTGGTTCTGGATGAATTTGACAAAGCGCTGGAATTGGGATTCCATGATGATATGGAATTTATTTGTAATTCGTTAAAAGGTCTATCACAAAGAATATTAACGTCTGCAACGGCAATGGACGATATTCCTGCATTCACCGGACTTAAAGACGAAAAGATCATCAACTTTTTAAAATTAAATGAGGTAAAACCCGATATTCAATTAAAAAAAGTAATGACCACATCGGAAGAAAAGCTGGACACTTTATTTAATTTAATATGTAAGATAGGAAATAAGAGAACCCTGATTTTCTGTAATCACCGCGATGCTGTTGATAGAATTTCCGAGCTTTTGCATCAAAAAGGAATTGACAGGGAAACATTCCACGGAGGCATGGAACAGGATGAAAGAGAACGGGCACTTTTAAAGTTCAGAAATGATTCGGCAAGAATTTTAATTACGACAGATCTGGCGGCAAGAGGGTTAGACGTCCCAGAAGTTGAATCCATTGTACATTATCAGTTACCTCCGAAAGAAGATGCTTTTATCCACCGAAACGGTCGTACTGCAAGGATGAACGCGAAAGGTTTCGCTTATCTGATCATGACAGAGGAAGAAAATTTTCCTTTTATTAAAAATGATACCCCAGAAGAGAATGTTAGTGGTTTTGACAAAGTTCCTGAAAAAACACCCTTTCAGACTATCTACATCAGTGCCGGAAAAAAAGATAAAGTAAACAAAGTGGATATTGTGGGATATCTTCTGAAAAAAGGCGAACTTCAAAAAGAAGATGTAGGCGTAATCGAAGTAAAAGATACAACTTCTTATGTTGCGGTTTCAAGAAATAAAGTGAATTCTGTTTTACGAAAGCTTGCCAACGAAAAGCTGAAAGGCAAAAAAGTGAAAATGGAAGTGGCTTATTAA
- a CDS encoding carcinine hydrolase/isopenicillin-N N-acyltransferase family protein, whose translation MNKTIFLMMMSILMYGSGTAKACTIFSCSRGGEVYAAANEDDTTPFNRIWYNPATKDRYASVCFGAPDMQIASAMNEHGLFFDYAAANYDLSKLNLTNPYKGDIMWEVLGKCKNVKEAIVILKKYDYISQSQVLLADKEGNSVLINPKGIFEKKGDFQINSNCNMINGKLACRRPEIANEMLSESTQNNINFLKTILDKTHQEGELNTLYSTICDLKRGIIYVYLFHDYNTVYKIDLKAELKKGYRIENLADHFPASFAYESFSKNHALYLKESIFQEMKDKGMEPTIDRYIGESRTSPSKNKNLDPALLEVALQLIKYSWNEHNNGSMWDYWFSKPLGYEIKQYKDSKIDAAQRILTYLSAQNNPDIKLQNFIYEILGFINLVQGNNNLARDLYEKAIHNPEQTYNVTLVRGKEILKRMNNLKQ comes from the coding sequence ATGAATAAAACTATTTTTTTAATGATGATGAGTATCCTTATGTACGGCTCAGGTACGGCAAAAGCATGCACTATTTTTTCCTGTTCCAGAGGCGGAGAAGTATATGCAGCAGCTAATGAAGATGATACTACACCTTTTAACAGAATATGGTATAACCCGGCTACCAAAGACCGCTATGCTTCTGTTTGTTTCGGAGCACCGGATATGCAAATTGCTTCAGCAATGAATGAACATGGGCTGTTTTTTGATTATGCCGCAGCCAATTATGATTTAAGTAAGCTCAACCTGACAAACCCTTATAAAGGCGATATCATGTGGGAGGTTTTAGGAAAATGTAAAAACGTAAAAGAGGCCATCGTAATCTTAAAAAAATATGATTACATCTCCCAGTCTCAGGTCTTATTAGCTGATAAGGAAGGAAACTCTGTACTGATCAATCCAAAAGGTATTTTTGAAAAAAAAGGAGACTTTCAGATCAATTCAAATTGTAATATGATCAATGGAAAACTAGCATGCAGAAGACCTGAAATCGCCAATGAAATGCTCTCGGAATCTACGCAAAATAACATTAATTTTCTAAAAACCATTCTGGATAAAACCCATCAGGAAGGAGAACTGAACACTTTATATTCTACGATATGCGATCTAAAAAGAGGCATTATCTACGTATATCTTTTCCATGATTACAATACAGTATATAAAATTGATTTAAAAGCTGAGCTGAAAAAAGGATACAGAATAGAAAATCTGGCAGATCACTTTCCTGCTTCCTTTGCTTATGAAAGTTTCTCAAAAAATCACGCCCTATACCTTAAAGAATCTATTTTCCAGGAAATGAAGGATAAAGGCATGGAGCCTACCATTGATCGTTATATTGGGGAAAGCAGAACATCTCCTTCAAAAAATAAAAATTTAGATCCTGCCTTACTGGAAGTCGCCTTACAACTTATAAAATATTCATGGAATGAGCACAATAACGGCAGCATGTGGGATTATTGGTTCAGCAAGCCTCTTGGATATGAAATTAAACAATATAAAGATTCCAAAATTGATGCAGCACAAAGGATTTTAACGTATTTATCTGCTCAGAACAATCCAGATATCAAACTGCAAAACTTTATATATGAAATCTTGGGATTCATTAATCTTGTGCAGGGAAATAATAATTTAGCCAGAGATTTATATGAAAAAGCAATACATAATCCCGAACAGACTTACAATGTTACTCTTGTTCGGGGGAAAGAGATTCTTAAACGGATGAATAATCTAAAACAATAA
- the rpsA gene encoding 30S ribosomal protein S1 — protein MSKETNSAELLLNQNVAPEQFDWDSFESGLDADARKEKSDLEEIYNGSLNNLDDNDVLVGKVVRLTDKEAIVDINFKSEGVISLNEFRYNQGLKVGDEVEVMVDRREDKTGQLQLSHRKARTLKAWDKVNELHETGEIVNGFVKSRTKGGMIVDVHGIEAFLPGSQIDVKPIKDYDQFVGKTMEFKVVKINPEFKNVVVSHKALIEADIEGQKKEIIAQLEKGQVLEGTVKNITSYGVFIDLGGVDGLIHITDLSWSRVNHPSEILEDGQTVKVVILDFDDEKTRIQLGMKQLEAHPWDALSADLKVGDRVKGKVVVLADYGAFVEIAPGVEGLIHVSEMSWSTHLRSAGDFVKVGDEVEAEVLTLDREERKISLGIKQLSKDPWENIEAKYPVGSKHVGTVRNFTNFGVFVELEEGIDGLIYISDLSWTKKIKHPSEFCAVGDKLDVVVLELDIQARRLSLGHKQLTENPWDAFETKYAEGTIHAGKAVEVHDKGASVQFEDAEVEAFCPSRLLEKEDGSKIKKGEEADFKVIEFNKEFKRVVVSHTGIFRDEEKKNAREASNNRSNNTSSSNNEERSTLGDIDALAELKRKMEEGK, from the coding sequence ATGTCAAAAGAGACAAATTCAGCAGAATTATTATTAAATCAAAACGTAGCACCTGAACAATTTGACTGGGATTCTTTCGAGTCCGGTCTTGATGCTGATGCTAGAAAAGAGAAAAGCGATCTTGAGGAAATCTACAACGGATCTTTAAACAACCTGGACGATAATGACGTATTGGTTGGTAAAGTAGTTAGATTAACTGACAAAGAGGCTATCGTAGACATCAACTTCAAATCTGAAGGTGTTATTTCTCTCAACGAATTCCGTTACAACCAAGGCCTTAAAGTAGGAGACGAGGTAGAAGTAATGGTAGACAGAAGAGAAGACAAAACTGGTCAGTTACAGTTATCTCACAGAAAAGCAAGAACGCTTAAAGCTTGGGATAAAGTAAACGAACTTCACGAAACAGGTGAAATCGTAAACGGTTTTGTAAAATCAAGAACGAAAGGAGGTATGATCGTAGACGTACACGGAATCGAAGCATTCTTACCTGGTTCTCAAATTGATGTTAAGCCAATCAAAGATTACGATCAGTTCGTAGGTAAAACAATGGAGTTCAAAGTTGTGAAAATCAACCCTGAGTTCAAAAACGTTGTAGTATCTCACAAAGCATTGATCGAAGCAGATATCGAAGGTCAGAAAAAAGAAATCATCGCTCAGCTTGAAAAAGGTCAGGTTCTTGAAGGTACTGTTAAGAATATTACTTCTTACGGTGTATTCATCGACTTAGGTGGTGTAGACGGATTGATCCACATTACAGACCTTTCTTGGTCTAGAGTGAACCACCCGTCTGAAATCCTTGAAGACGGACAGACTGTGAAAGTGGTTATCCTTGACTTCGATGATGAGAAAACAAGAATCCAATTGGGTATGAAGCAGCTTGAAGCTCATCCTTGGGATGCTCTTTCTGCTGACCTTAAAGTTGGAGATAGAGTAAAAGGAAAAGTAGTGGTTCTTGCTGACTATGGTGCATTTGTAGAAATCGCTCCAGGTGTAGAAGGATTAATCCACGTTTCTGAAATGTCTTGGTCTACTCACTTAAGATCTGCAGGTGACTTCGTGAAAGTAGGTGATGAGGTAGAAGCAGAAGTATTAACTTTAGACAGAGAAGAAAGAAAAATTTCTCTTGGTATCAAGCAATTAAGCAAAGATCCATGGGAAAATATCGAAGCTAAATATCCTGTAGGATCTAAGCATGTAGGAACAGTAAGAAACTTCACTAACTTCGGTGTATTCGTAGAATTAGAAGAAGGTATCGACGGATTAATCTACATCTCTGATCTTTCTTGGACTAAGAAAATCAAGCACCCATCTGAATTCTGTGCAGTTGGTGATAAACTGGATGTTGTAGTTTTAGAACTTGATATCCAGGCTAGAAGATTATCTCTAGGTCACAAGCAATTGACAGAAAATCCTTGGGATGCGTTTGAAACAAAGTATGCTGAAGGAACAATCCACGCTGGTAAAGCAGTAGAAGTTCATGATAAAGGAGCTTCTGTACAGTTCGAAGATGCTGAAGTTGAGGCTTTCTGCCCGTCAAGATTATTAGAGAAGGAAGACGGATCTAAAATCAAGAAAGGAGAAGAAGCTGATTTCAAAGTAATCGAATTCAACAAAGAATTCAAAAGAGTAGTAGTTTCTCACACAGGTATCTTCAGAGATGAAGAGAAAAAGAATGCAAGAGAAGCTTCTAACAACAGATCTAACAACACTTCATCTTCAAACAATGAAGAAAGATCAACTCTTGGAGATATCGATGCATTAGCAGAATTAAAAAGAAAAATGGAAGAAGGTAAATAA
- a CDS encoding T9SS-dependent M36 family metallopeptidase, whose translation MKKYKLQLLVAFYAFLPSIFFGQDNQALIRDYISKNKIREYKKSDLINFVIDNIDNSKSMNGEIVKFQQMYNGYPVYNAEGTALIRDRKIIYYSDTFLKDYSSAISGNSAITKATALQKISEYLQLPEIQSYSILEFKDPEPENGKMVKQRLTYVYDSGILKLAYHFSFPEPDALHYWDVLIDANNGNIISKTDLNLSCNFHHDAYSHGTINSQRDLIGPVFEHSDNSFSLLAPDNASYNVFPLPIEAPTFGSRTIVSNPWILSASPEGWHYDGNTRYTITRGNNVYAYEDNAAANLAGYSPDAGATRNFNYYFGINDDPFTNQSASITNLFYLNNRIHDIFYTFGFTPSARNFQNTNFGLGGIGNDYVQAEAQDGGGTNNANFSSPADGSRPRMQMFLWSTVNRIFFYNAPGTAVNRQPIAGTAVFGNALDAVGVTGNVQLSSVLDGCTAIPAGSLTGKIGLIERGTCSFTEKVKNAQNAGASAVIIYNSLANGNTVGNMSGTDASIIIPSVLISNTEGEYIKDQLSVNTVVNVTLKNDPALSITPDGSFDNGIVVHEYGHGISNRLTGTGSGCLSSTVSKEQMGEGWSDFFALMLTNKPGDNASVARGIGTYAIGQPISGGGIRQAKYSPDFAINDYTYGDTNGMEYTNSNGQIVPDVHSIGFVWASVLWDLHWQYVAKYGYSSDVTANTNGSSRILQLVTDALKLQVCNPTFIDGRNAILNAELATTQGADRCMIWRAFAKRGLGVNASAGSKTNINDQIEDFTTPADCILATGEVNTANNTITVYPNPAKNEFFINFPDNVLGKVNVEIYDMSGKLILSENKISPDMKKSISTDKLTNGTYLVKVKGMGIDKTSKLIVKK comes from the coding sequence ATGAAAAAATATAAATTACAATTACTGGTTGCTTTTTATGCATTTTTACCCTCAATTTTTTTTGGACAGGATAATCAGGCATTAATAAGAGATTACATTTCTAAAAATAAAATCAGAGAATACAAAAAATCTGATCTTATCAACTTCGTCATTGACAATATTGATAACTCAAAATCGATGAATGGTGAAATTGTGAAATTTCAGCAGATGTATAATGGATATCCTGTTTATAATGCTGAAGGAACGGCGCTCATCAGAGACCGTAAAATTATTTATTATTCAGATACTTTCCTGAAAGATTACAGCTCAGCAATATCAGGCAATTCTGCAATAACAAAAGCTACAGCACTACAAAAAATTTCTGAATATCTTCAACTACCGGAAATACAATCTTATTCAATATTAGAATTTAAAGATCCCGAACCTGAAAATGGGAAAATGGTAAAGCAAAGACTAACTTATGTTTATGACAGTGGGATTTTAAAGTTAGCCTATCATTTTTCTTTCCCGGAACCTGATGCCTTACATTATTGGGATGTCCTTATTGACGCTAATAATGGAAATATAATCAGCAAAACAGATCTTAATCTGTCATGCAATTTCCATCATGATGCATATTCTCATGGTACAATCAATTCTCAAAGAGATTTAATAGGTCCGGTATTCGAACATTCTGACAATAGTTTCTCGCTCTTGGCTCCGGATAACGCAAGTTATAATGTTTTTCCTTTACCCATTGAAGCTCCTACTTTCGGCTCCAGAACTATTGTGAGCAATCCCTGGATTTTGTCAGCTTCTCCGGAAGGATGGCATTACGATGGTAATACACGGTATACAATAACAAGAGGAAATAATGTCTATGCTTATGAAGACAATGCCGCAGCAAATCTAGCCGGATATTCTCCGGATGCTGGTGCAACCAGAAATTTTAATTATTATTTTGGAATTAATGACGATCCTTTTACCAATCAATCTGCTTCTATTACCAATTTATTTTATCTGAATAATAGAATCCATGATATTTTCTACACGTTTGGATTTACTCCTTCAGCAAGGAATTTTCAAAATACGAATTTTGGATTAGGAGGTATAGGAAACGATTATGTACAGGCTGAAGCTCAGGATGGAGGCGGTACAAATAATGCAAACTTTTCAAGTCCGGCTGATGGAAGCAGGCCAAGAATGCAGATGTTTCTTTGGTCCACTGTAAACAGGATCTTTTTCTATAATGCTCCGGGTACTGCTGTAAACCGACAGCCTATAGCCGGAACCGCGGTATTTGGAAATGCTTTGGATGCTGTAGGAGTTACCGGTAACGTTCAATTGTCCTCCGTGCTGGATGGTTGTACAGCGATACCCGCAGGTTCACTTACCGGAAAAATAGGCTTGATAGAAAGGGGAACCTGCAGTTTTACTGAAAAGGTAAAGAATGCCCAGAATGCCGGAGCGTCTGCTGTCATTATTTATAACAGTTTAGCTAATGGTAATACGGTTGGAAACATGTCTGGTACAGATGCTTCAATAATAATTCCTTCTGTTTTAATCTCGAATACTGAAGGAGAGTATATTAAAGATCAGCTTTCTGTTAATACCGTTGTTAATGTAACTTTAAAAAATGATCCTGCACTCAGTATAACTCCTGATGGAAGTTTTGATAATGGAATTGTCGTTCATGAATATGGACACGGTATTTCAAACAGATTAACGGGGACAGGTTCCGGCTGTTTAAGTTCTACTGTAAGCAAAGAACAAATGGGAGAAGGCTGGTCGGATTTTTTTGCATTAATGCTAACCAATAAACCGGGCGACAATGCATCGGTAGCGAGAGGAATCGGTACTTATGCCATAGGGCAGCCTATATCAGGAGGAGGAATCAGACAGGCAAAATATTCACCGGATTTCGCAATCAATGATTATACTTATGGTGATACGAATGGTATGGAATATACAAATTCAAACGGACAGATAGTTCCGGATGTACATTCAATAGGATTTGTATGGGCTTCAGTGCTTTGGGATCTTCACTGGCAATATGTAGCAAAATATGGCTATTCATCGGATGTTACTGCTAATACCAACGGAAGCTCAAGAATACTTCAGCTGGTAACAGACGCTTTGAAACTTCAGGTTTGTAATCCTACATTTATAGATGGAAGAAATGCAATTCTTAATGCCGAACTTGCTACTACACAAGGCGCGGACCGATGTATGATCTGGAGGGCTTTTGCGAAAAGAGGGCTTGGAGTTAATGCATCAGCAGGATCCAAAACAAATATTAATGATCAGATAGAAGATTTTACCACGCCGGCAGACTGTATTTTGGCAACAGGTGAGGTTAATACTGCCAATAATACAATTACGGTTTATCCTAATCCCGCTAAAAATGAGTTTTTCATTAATTTTCCAGACAACGTTTTAGGTAAAGTAAATGTCGAGATTTATGATATGTCCGGAAAACTGATTTTATCTGAAAATAAAATTTCTCCTGATATGAAAAAATCAATTTCTACCGATAAGCTGACAAACGGAACTTATCTGGTAAAAGTAAAAGGAATGGGTATTGATAAAACATCAAAACTAATAGTGAAAAAATAA
- a CDS encoding EamA family transporter, which produces MQKKNVLKGVLFVGIGASIYGMLATFVKLAYQDGYTTSEVTTSQFVLGLIGLLILNFIQTITSKKVLSSPSSGEVRNLLLAGTSLGCTSLFYYIAVQYINVSVAIVLLMQSVWFSVIVESFTTKKLPQMRKIISVLIVLAGTVLATDLVNTQIEIDFKGVFWGLMAAASYTLTMFTSNKLATHLPVFRKSIIMLAGGSLVIFLFLIFAQVGPLHIDSLKTFYLNFTENTDHIHAFRYSILWKYGFILALFGTIIPPILFNIGFPNAGLGLGSIVSSLELPVSVTMAFVLLGEKVAAVQWLGIALILFAIVLMNLPKKEPAVV; this is translated from the coding sequence ATGCAGAAGAAAAATGTATTGAAAGGAGTTTTGTTTGTAGGAATCGGAGCAAGCATTTACGGAATGCTTGCAACCTTTGTAAAACTTGCTTATCAGGATGGTTATACAACTTCAGAAGTTACGACATCGCAGTTCGTATTAGGTTTAATCGGGCTATTGATATTGAATTTTATCCAGACCATTACTTCAAAAAAAGTACTTTCGTCACCCAGTTCCGGAGAAGTACGAAACTTACTGTTGGCGGGTACATCTTTAGGTTGTACAAGTCTGTTTTATTATATTGCCGTTCAGTATATTAATGTTTCAGTTGCGATTGTTTTGCTGATGCAGTCGGTGTGGTTCAGTGTTATTGTTGAAAGTTTCACAACCAAAAAACTGCCACAGATGCGGAAAATTATATCGGTACTCATCGTTCTGGCAGGAACAGTGTTGGCTACAGACCTGGTCAACACACAAATTGAAATTGATTTCAAAGGTGTTTTTTGGGGATTAATGGCAGCAGCCTCATACACTCTTACCATGTTTACTTCAAACAAACTGGCAACACACCTTCCGGTTTTCAGGAAAAGCATCATTATGCTTGCGGGAGGTTCTTTGGTGATCTTTTTGTTTTTGATATTTGCTCAAGTTGGTCCGTTGCATATTGACAGTTTAAAGACTTTCTATCTCAATTTTACAGAAAATACAGACCATATTCACGCTTTCAGGTATTCAATTTTATGGAAATACGGTTTTATTCTGGCATTATTCGGTACGATTATTCCACCGATTTTATTTAATATAGGTTTTCCTAATGCAGGGTTGGGTTTAGGAAGTATTGTTTCATCTCTGGAGCTGCCGGTTTCAGTAACAATGGCTTTCGTATTGTTGGGCGAAAAAGTGGCGGCTGTTCAATGGCTCGGAATTGCATTGATTCTTTTCGCGATTGTTCTGATGAATCTCCCTAAAAAAGAACCTGCTGTGGTATAG
- a CDS encoding alpha/beta fold hydrolase → MKYLKNILTIVVLILVPEFLFSQIKPLDAELTNYQYPFKVYFLDIKSQNNDLKMAYMDVQPKESNGKTIMLLHGKNFNGAYWEKTAKDLSDKGFRVVIPDQIGFGKSSKPQNYQFSFSQLAENTKAVLDHLNIDKAIVLGHSMGGMVATRFTLLYPERVEKLILENPIGLEDYKTFAAYQTIDQAYQSELKNTAESYKNYQLTFYYDNKWKPEYQPWLDLIAGWTLHPDYPKVAWDAALTSDMIYNQPVCYEFKNIKVPTLLIIGTRDRTAIGKDRTPKELQPKMGQYQLLGKKTQQEIKGSKLVELENAGHLPHIEVYDKFWNALYGFIR, encoded by the coding sequence ATGAAATATCTTAAAAATATTCTAACTATTGTAGTACTGATTCTTGTTCCGGAATTTCTTTTTTCGCAGATAAAACCACTTGATGCCGAACTCACCAACTATCAGTACCCATTTAAAGTGTATTTTCTGGATATTAAATCCCAGAATAACGATCTGAAAATGGCATATATGGATGTACAGCCTAAAGAGTCGAATGGAAAGACTATTATGCTCCTCCATGGCAAAAACTTTAATGGAGCCTATTGGGAAAAGACAGCAAAGGACCTTTCTGATAAAGGTTTCAGAGTAGTTATTCCGGATCAGATCGGATTCGGAAAATCATCTAAACCACAAAATTATCAGTTCTCTTTTTCGCAGCTTGCCGAAAATACAAAAGCAGTTTTAGATCATCTTAATATAGATAAGGCTATCGTTTTAGGACATTCCATGGGCGGAATGGTAGCCACAAGATTTACTCTTCTTTATCCTGAAAGAGTGGAAAAATTGATTCTTGAAAATCCGATTGGGCTGGAAGATTATAAAACATTTGCAGCATATCAGACCATCGATCAGGCATATCAGTCAGAGCTGAAGAACACAGCAGAATCTTATAAAAATTACCAGCTCACATTTTATTACGATAATAAATGGAAACCTGAATATCAGCCCTGGCTGGACTTAATTGCAGGCTGGACTCTCCATCCTGATTATCCGAAAGTAGCGTGGGATGCTGCTTTAACCTCGGATATGATTTACAATCAGCCTGTTTGCTACGAATTTAAGAATATTAAAGTTCCAACACTTTTGATTATCGGAACAAGAGATCGTACCGCTATAGGAAAAGACAGGACGCCAAAGGAACTGCAGCCTAAAATGGGGCAATATCAGTTGTTGGGAAAAAAAACACAGCAGGAAATCAAAGGTTCAAAATTGGTGGAACTTGAAAATGCAGGCCATTTACCGCATATCGAAGTGTATGATAAGTTCTGGAATGCGCTTTATGGTTTTATCAGATGA
- a CDS encoding Gfo/Idh/MocA family protein, giving the protein MLKAGLVGAGHLGKIHLKLLNQSDKYEFVGFHDKDIENGKKLEAEFGYPYFENFAELLDKIDMLDIVTPTIYHYDYALQAIEKGLHFFIEKPVTQTLEQAEELLKQCREKGIKAQVGHVERYNPAFIATKEYIKNPMFIEIHRLAEFNPRGTDVSVVLDLMIHDLDILLSIVKSKVKNIHASGVCVVSKTPDIANARIEFENGCVANLTTSRISMKAMRKSRFFQKDAYISVDFLEKKAEVIRMKDAPEHPTPFDMIIENAEGEKNQILFEYPDIQPNNAILDELNSFADSIVENKNVEVPIEDGTEALKVALRIMELIS; this is encoded by the coding sequence ATGTTAAAAGCAGGTTTGGTAGGTGCCGGACATTTAGGAAAGATTCATCTAAAGCTTCTGAATCAATCGGATAAATATGAATTTGTAGGTTTTCATGATAAAGATATTGAAAATGGAAAAAAGCTGGAAGCGGAATTCGGATATCCTTATTTTGAAAATTTTGCTGAATTGCTGGATAAAATCGATATGCTGGATATTGTGACACCAACCATTTATCATTATGATTATGCTTTACAGGCAATTGAAAAAGGCCTTCATTTTTTTATAGAAAAACCCGTTACCCAAACCCTTGAGCAGGCAGAAGAGCTTTTAAAACAATGCCGGGAAAAAGGAATCAAAGCGCAGGTGGGCCACGTTGAGAGATATAATCCTGCTTTCATTGCAACAAAAGAGTATATTAAAAACCCGATGTTCATTGAAATCCACAGACTTGCGGAATTTAATCCGCGCGGAACGGATGTTTCGGTAGTGCTGGATTTAATGATACACGATCTTGATATCCTACTAAGCATCGTAAAATCTAAGGTAAAAAACATCCACGCAAGCGGTGTTTGTGTCGTGAGTAAAACTCCGGATATTGCCAATGCCAGAATTGAATTTGAAAATGGCTGCGTCGCTAACCTTACTACTTCCAGGATTTCCATGAAGGCCATGAGAAAGAGCCGCTTTTTCCAGAAAGATGCTTATATTTCCGTAGATTTTCTTGAGAAAAAAGCTGAAGTTATCCGAATGAAAGACGCACCGGAACATCCGACACCTTTTGACATGATTATTGAAAATGCAGAGGGTGAAAAAAATCAGATTTTATTTGAATATCCGGATATTCAGCCGAATAACGCAATTCTTGATGAACTGAATTCTTTTGCGGATTCCATTGTTGAAAATAAAAATGTTGAAGTTCCCATTGAAGACGGAACAGAAGCTCTGAAAGTAGCTTTACGGATTATGGAACTCATTTCCTGA
- a CDS encoding protein-L-isoaspartate(D-aspartate) O-methyltransferase, with product MAQDSFVHKGKRKILVDYLRNRIGISDEKVLSAMNEVPRHLFIESIFEDFAYEDRAFPILAHQTISHPSTVAEQSELLQVKEGEKVLEIGTGCGYQTAVLLAMKALVFTVERQKDLFDFSKKKFREMGLYPKFQSFGDGFAGLPTFAPFDKIIVTCGASVLPTELLKQLKVGGKMVIPLGPTDEQVLYRFTKISPTEFEKEEFGAYKFVPMLGNTNL from the coding sequence ATGGCGCAAGACTCGTTTGTACACAAAGGTAAAAGAAAGATTTTGGTGGATTATCTCAGGAACAGGATCGGAATATCGGATGAAAAGGTACTTTCCGCAATGAATGAGGTTCCAAGGCACCTCTTTATAGAAAGTATTTTTGAAGATTTTGCCTATGAAGACAGAGCTTTTCCTATTCTTGCCCATCAGACGATTTCTCATCCTTCTACTGTGGCGGAACAGTCGGAACTTTTACAGGTAAAAGAAGGTGAGAAAGTACTGGAAATCGGCACGGGTTGTGGTTATCAGACGGCAGTTTTACTGGCCATGAAAGCCTTGGTGTTCACCGTTGAAAGGCAAAAAGATCTTTTTGATTTTTCCAAAAAGAAATTCCGAGAAATGGGTCTTTATCCGAAATTTCAGAGTTTTGGTGACGGTTTTGCAGGGCTTCCTACTTTTGCACCTTTTGACAAAATTATTGTGACCTGTGGGGCTTCCGTTTTACCTACGGAATTGCTGAAGCAGCTTAAAGTCGGCGGTAAAATGGTGATTCCTTTAGGTCCCACAGATGAACAGGTTTTATACAGGTTTACTAAAATTTCACCAACCGAATTTGAAAAAGAAGAATTCGGGGCTTACAAATTTGTTCCGATGCTCGGCAATACGAATTTATAG